In Micropterus dolomieu isolate WLL.071019.BEF.003 ecotype Adirondacks linkage group LG09, ASM2129224v1, whole genome shotgun sequence, the DNA window tgctaacgttagcaagtGGTGACACCACATTATTCCGCTAGTTGAAACAATCAAATGATCGCGGTTGTCAGTTCAAAGTGTCGACATAAAGCACtaaattgtgtaaaataaaattaacaaacgTGTTCGCATACGCTACGGTTACAACAAACACTTAATTAAGACAGCAAAtctaagctaactttagctacAATGACTCAGCCAGTCGACACTGCGTTAGCCGGCTAGCCGTTAACGGTCTATAATCAGCCCAGTTAACTTGGGCTTCCTGCAATTTCAGGTCTATTAACTACCTAATCGagtaatttttgttttgtcttcaaATGATCCGCCAACAGATCAAAAACTACACCAAAAAATAGCATCTGTAGAGTTCTTACCAGACCATAGTACTTTCAAGCCCCATTTTGGAAACGTCTTGTTGCTCTCTGTCGTAATCTTACAAGCTCGCAGGCTATTGGACAAAGACTGAACAAGGCCAAATATGATTGGCCAGGTTTTTTAACATGTAATTTAGTGATGAATAGAACAGGTTAGAATAGTTTGACAATAAAACTCCAAACTCAAGGTTGTTTagttgtcattatacagcacaaggttgtataacgaaACGAAGTTTGTAGtaccttcatgctacacacacagaacttaacatatAAGCTaattaagtgtatattaaaatatggtaacatatacaataaaatcaaacaatatgtacagttatttatatacatatactgtatacacccagaacattctgcagtgtattttttttaatttgtgtctGGGGAGAATGTcaccagcagcaacaagatgataatatAGTTTCATCTTTGCATtaaaaaatctgacatttgggaaactcAAGGCCCACTTTCAAGCTTTCTATCATCCTGAACTTTCTACTGCTTCTTTAACAGCGGATGGAATCTGCTCATTTGTTGTAAAGATAGCTcaggataaaaaagaaaaatatatgttGACAAGATAATGTGAACTAGCACTTAACTAGCTTTTCTTCCCCAGATTCTCACAACTTTTCTCAGCTGATACACCTTGCTAAATTGTCACTGACAAAGCTTAGATTGAAATAGAACAGAATTTGTACAATTACAGACTAGGACTGAGCAACATCATCaatcaaatgtaattttaagcATATCTTGAGTGAGAGCTATTGATAGAGAAAATAACCAGGCAGGTGTCTCTCTTTTTGCTGAATCCATCATCTTACagcagaaattaaaatgaaatccaACATTTCCATAAACCAGTTGTGTTATTAATCTGCAATATTGCCTGGGAGTAATATATCAATAAATGCAAATGGGATAACTACAAGGGTGTCAccttgtgttgaaaagtggtgcgGACATAAagatttttaacaatattttgaagaaatctgaaatgctgaaatatatgagcagGGGTCTGAGTgacctcccccagaagattttgagcattaaacatttcatttcctgcattctggagacaatttctgctccaatttatgggggaaatatctttatttatataaagagaaacaaaaaaatcataaatataaaaacatgacagaatatgatgcagtaatcagcagcttgtttttttttagcttaagttactattttttggacaatgcacatttgtttcttctatattaaaactgcagtgcatgttttcttattgtgcaaataaaccttttcataagaattttcatttgttagttaacatttcttggtacaagctatttttctgaacattttcaacaaatgctttcaaaaagtgatggggacaaaattggccatttcaaaatgtggtggggacatgttcccagtgtaaatgacacctatggacAGCTAActcattattaacattaaaaatgtctgaTGGTTGACGAAGTAATATCATCTTGCAGTATGTATCACAGTCAAATTGCATTACACTATTAGAGACATAAaaagttgttttaataatgaaatGTAATCAACACAGTCTTTTGTCTTTATTAACTTTAGGCACAAGTGCAAGGGTACAAAAACATGACATCACCGAAAGAGGGAAAACTTCTAAATACATATTGCATGAAAAGGCATTGTTGTGATTCTTGTATATAGGTATGCACACATTTATTGTGTTTAAATCAAAAGGGAAGTGAAGATAAATTAACAGGTATAGTGTACAGGAAAAATACAGGGCGAGTTAAcagtttttaaatcaaaatcatCCCCAAAGAATAAAGGTTTTCTCTTTAGATTTTAGAGCTGCATGCCATGACACAGGTTTGTTGTGCTAAAGAAAGACACATTTTGAATCCATCATCTACATTAATAAAAATCTTGGAAACCAGAGCAATAGATAAAGTAATAAATACTATACATAAGTCATATGACTATTTACATGTTTGGGTCATAGGCTGCATGTGTAACTGCTTTGCAATAAAGGCACAGTTTGACTTTAATTATTGGGTTACCTGACAGTTTGATATAACAGccaacagaataaaataacCTCCACATATAATTTATAGGATGTGTTAAATGCCCAAATAATGCTGGTTTACATTATCCTGGTTGGAAAATTGTCAATTCATTTAATGTATTGCACAGTCTATTCATTCAGGAATAAAAATGGAATAAACAAAGCATTTGGTTGCATAGCTGAAACATATTTcaaatgacacatttattttatggtGTCATCCTAAAAGCTaataatgtatttctgcatttcCAAAATTTCAAACTAGTTAAAACATTGCACACCCATTTTGAGTACTAAAACCAACTTGAATCGAAGAACAAAAACTACATCCACCAGTATGTGTTTACAAAAAGTAAACCACCAGTTCtgtcttttttacttttacacagCAGGCAGCCATCACCACGTTTTCGCTAGGTAAAAAACAGCAACTATAACATAGATGGGGCCTGTCTCAAAAATCTCTCAGTTATCAGCCTCACTACACCAACACTGATGATTCTTGACAGGTACACAACTGGCTCGGTTAACTCTGCGTtaccaaacaacaaatcaatGAAAGTGAATTTAATCAGAGATAGGGGTCAAAATGTTTACCCTTTTAGGGAAATTGCAGCAACAAAAGTTCTATTAATGATATCATTAATATAAtcaattaaaatgataaatgtttctgaaatactAAATGCACCACTCAAATACAAAAAGCAAGAACATGAGTACAAAAAgctgaaaataatttaacaatCAAATAACATTACATCATAAATCAATGGGAACACATAGGCTTTAATATGTGGTTGACATGAGTAGCCTCAAGTGGAAAGTAAAAGATTACTAAAATTTGAGTAATCACTAATATACTGACTTTATATATAGCTTTTTACTTCTAGCAGCAGGCTACTGCATAcagtggaaaaaaaactttaagaAATGCAGTACCACCCAAGTTTATTGGTCAAATATTCAAAGTCAAAACTCCTACCAACCCACACTGCTAATTTTTCTTTTGGCCTGTGCCTCCCACCCTAGTATGTTTCTTCGGACAAATACATTCTGCCCTCCTAGCTAGAAAGGCAGACAATAACACTCAAGCAAATCTTGCTACTCTATTCTACAATATATGTTCCAATTTACAAAACTCTTTGAGTGGTGaaatcataaaatataaaacagcaaaCGCACACACATTAGTTGCGCCATCCAAAAACCAAAATTGCTCATTGGCTGTAAGGTGGCACTTGGGCCAAAATGGCTGAAGCTGTTACTTTCTTTGCCTGTAGATAGCTCTGCTCTTTTAGAGGCTTTGCTTAATAGCGACAGTGAGCCACCtcacattattatatatatctatatatctatatctatagatatagatatagatatagggagagggagagtgagCAGCAGTCCGTTGGAATTTGAGCTCTCATAGAGCCACTTCACTGAAAACTTTGCTGACTAACTCACTAGTCTTGCTTCGTGAGACAGGCCCCAGTTCACGTTTTGTTATGTCCCCATACTAAACCTCACCTTTTCACCTGAACATGAGAGGTGACATTTAGGATTCACAGTATTTGTGGTTAAATATAAACCACAAGTGGAGGACCACCTCTTTTTACAGCATAGTTTGCATTCAGAGTAAGCCAagccaaagtttaaaaaaagcttttgttGTTAAACAAGGCAAAGTCATCATGTTACACTCTACATAGTGTTCAATACCCACGGCATTAATGTACCCACCGTTACTAGTGTCAGAACACCGCCCACTTACGCACTCATACCATGTTGAGAGTTGTAAATCAAAGTGCAAAACCAAcatcaaaaaacatttaaatatccCACTTCGTCTTTGCTGATatgctgtaaaatgttttcaacTGTGGTACCTCAAACCACACCAAGGGAGCTTGTAACATTTCATCCATGAATCGCAATATCCTCCAAGtttgtttcagttcattttagtCCATTTTTCTCTTTCCCACATCTACACCTGTAAACCCAAAGCAATGagcctggttaaaaaaaaaaaacactcagcaTAGTAAAAGTGTCACAGAAAATCTTGAGAAATTCTATCAACTTACAGAACATTTGCTTGCGCTAGGAACAATATCACCGAGAGAGATCACATCATCAGCACCGATACTTTCTTCAAGAGTCCCAAGCTGAGCTCTGCAAACCACAAAGGAGCAGTGTTAAATGACTTAAGCCTTCATACAACATGAAACACtgggtttgtgtgtatgttaaaaatCAAGTGAAGATGaatttaaaaactcaaaatacTAACAAGGCTTTTAtgcttttctttaaaaagaacTCAGAATTACTTCCGACATGTTTTCTGATCTTTGCCACTAGATGGAGATTCTAAAGATGCTGCACCACCTTCTCCCATGCTGACTTTCCTGAGTTTCTGGTTCAGTTACATTTTTGCCATTACTTCATACTCTCAGGCCACCTTCACTCCCAAACTTTGTACCACCCACAACTGGTTTCAGTTGGGTTCAGTCAACAGAAGATTAAgacatttaattaaagtttaGTTATCGACTAATCTGCTGGAAATGTTCTTACTGAATTTATAATATACAGATTTATCtatataaaattgtaaaattctagaaaaaaaaaaaaatatatatatatattatcaaATAATAATTACAGTACACATTTAATCATTAGCTATAAGACAGTATCATATTTTACATACAATATTTCCCCTCTTACCTCTTGAGGGGGCTGTGGTGATGGTCTTTGCTCAGTGTGTTGTTTAAATCCACTCCCGCTGACCTGCTGGTATCCTGAGGCAAAACAGGGTTTCCCAAGGAGGAGGAGACGGCCGTGTCTTTAGCATTGCCAACAGCGTCCCTGGGTGGTAAGGTCTTTGGGAGGAGGTCAGGACGACCTGAATGCATGACTGGGTGGAACAGGAGGAAAAACTGTTAATACAAATGCTGATACATGCCAGGAGACTGAATCTCCGCGGGTATCAGTAAACAAAATTTGCTTTCAACGCTCCCGCTGAAAACTTTAATCCCATTTCCAGTTCTTACCGTTGTCACCTTCGGTGTCTTCTTTGGTCTCAGAGCTTACTTGATGTTGGAGTAAAGGGTGCTGGCTGTTATGGGTCAACGGAGAAAGCCCAGAGCCAGCTGTCTTTTTCAAAGGAAGATGTGCCACTGCACGGCGCTTCTTACACGGGGAGGGTTTTACTGGATACAAGGGAAAAATGGTTGCATGTAATCAAATCTAACTGAATTCAACTTTAAAAGTATTTAGACCACATATTTAATTCTactttattttcaaatatagCACACAGTCATtgtaatgacaaataaaatcgTGCACAATTACTCTCCACAACTACCAATGCTCCATGACAGGCGAGCCCTGCattttaaaggaaataaaacaacaaaaacaacaacgtgCTTGCCCCTGGCCCGTATCCAAGTGCGCCACACAAGCCTGTTCACAAACAGTCCTAAAGTGCATATTCATGTTCATGCACACatagatacagtatatacttaCATGAGATCTTCTTGAAGACTGTATTTAGCATGAACTTCTGAAATCGTTCGGCGTAGAAACTCGGCCTGTGTACTGACACAGTATCCTAAAGAGAAGGAATTATTAAAGGGGTTAGACATATATGTTTTAGTTTATAACGTAGTTTAACGTAGTTAACTGATGCTAGTAGAGGTTCCATACCCCATCATGAACCAGAGCTTTCCACGAGTGTTCAAGCCTCTTCGCAaacctgaaaaacaacaacacacagagcCTGGATTACTCAGAGAAGTTTCGCAATCAAACATATTTGGTTTCAAATAACACATTCACAACAGAAACATTAAACTGACATCCACTTCAAACTTCATCATTGTGGCTCATTCACAAGCATCCAATCATAGTCATGCATGGCCATTACAAACGGACACTTATGATACTCTTATGCTAACACCACTTCAGGCTGCAGCACCCTCCAGCATCCTGACCGCCTTCTAATGCGCTGTATTTTTGTAAGatttaagctgatgatacacagagcaacttttagagcaatcgtgcagggcaacgttgccgtcaatggtaatgagtaaagattactaccgtaatccccttcccccaccactccgccacccatcgccgctatccgttcaaaacatagtcggacttgccactagcaagattgcccaacaacattgctcaaaaagttgccccatgtatcatcagctttaaacttcatgtatttttcttttattgacaAATCTAATTTTGTCTGACCATTTGTGCAACATATTGTGCAACAATACAGGAGGTCGTCTATCTACTGCACGCCTGATGGAACAGATACGTCtctattttaattatttcagctgTCTACACAGGACATGTAAAAGCTAAACATGTGCTTAAGTATAaccaaaattgtattttaagcTTCATGTCTACTTTACTTCTGCTTTACTGCAGTGATTGCGTGTTGGGCTCTGAGTGCTGCTGAAATGCAGGTGACCTACACTCAATACTGAGCCTGAAAACATCTTGTGTAGACATACAGAGCACTGAAGCTGCTGTTCTGCTTACGTGCTGTGTAGACATTGTGTAAGTGTCACTGACTAAACAAGTGGTGTATAGATACACAAAAATGTTACTCTTTACCTATAAGACTGCAGAATGTCAATGATACCAATATACACCAGCAGTCTCTCGCCTTTTGCGTTTCGTGCTGGAATTCCTCCCgttctgtaaaacaaaacaagaggaAATCATTATTGAGTGTTATTTCTTTTCGCTCAGTAAATGCTTCTTTGTCAGAAACCGTTTCAAGGAAGTTGCCTCACACATGACCTCTCTGTGGCCACAGAAATAGTGTCACTCACTTGTCCTCCGTGTCCAGTGATCCCATGCGCCCTGCCTCAGCCTGGATGGCCTCTATAGCAGTGCTATACAGGGACTTTTGGCCTTGCGGCCTCATTTGGTCCACAGCCCCAGCTACGGCCTCCTCACTGACCTGCTCTCGACAGGCCTGATCTACATTGTGGATTCCCACCAGAAGGCTGTAATCCATTATCTTAAAACTTTGCAAAACCTAAATGGAAATCGAGAAACACAAGTGCTGTGATATATTTTACTACTAGAACATGTGTGCAATTTGATCTAAAATGCAGTAAACTGAAGTTCTTACCAGACAGTCTCTGTGGATGGTCTTGGAAACAGCATTGTACGTGTCCCCTTCCATTAACAGGCCCTCAGGCATGTCCTGGATAAAATCCAGGTCCTTGTACGTGGGAatagccttttctctctctttagctGAGGCTCGTCGCTTGTAGGTTGAGCCCTTTAGATCATACTTGAGGTGCATTCGTACAGCGCTAGGGAGCAGATTGTTCATGACTACAATACGGATGTTCTTACCCGCTGCCTGGACACAGTAGAGTCCATAAAACTTTGGTAATAAGGTACGCTTGTTCTGGTTCAGGTTCTAAAGGAGAGCAGAGAGCATAGAGGTCAAAtattaaaaagacattaaaacagATACCAACTTGTACCAAAAGCCCTTCACTAAATCTTACCATGAAGTATCCAGGAAGCAGTTTCTGCAGAAATTCCGCCTCTTTGTGTTGCACTGTCTTGATGATGTACTCATCATCCCTAGAGAGGTAGAACAGAGATCCACTGGCCCCGGAGTTTGACAGCTCGATCAGCGGCTCATTGCACAGAGAATACTGTAATCAGACCAGAGCACAGTGGTTACAAATGTGATAGCAACCAAACAAGAACACAGACTTACAGGTTAAAAACAGGAAAATCAATAGTAAGCTGTGCTTTTACATCGTCAGCCGCCCCACCTCAAGTGTCTCACCACTTCCCTAGTATCACTCTTTCCAGTTCCTCAATCACAACTTTCTTCTCACACTTCACACCTCTTTCCCTTTCTTCAGAGCTTTACTGTTATtcaagctcttttttttttgcacatttacTAAGTGTAAAAGACGCTGAGTAAACAAGAATACCATGTAGTCATCAGGCCGGATGCCAAATATCTCCCTGTAGTAGCGAAAGGCCATTGGGGCATATGTCTTGAAACGGAAGTCTCCATAGTGGTGGGCCGGTGTGAGGTTACTGCCCTCACTGCCAGAAAAAGAGAGGCTGAGGATTAGCTACACCACATACAAGGGAGGTTAAGTCATGGAGTATTAATTTAGTACAGACAAAACTTCCTGTTACAGGAAATAAAGCATTCATGTAATCACCTTCATAGTACGACTCACCTTGGAAAGAAGATGCTTTCCATCACTTCAAAGTCCTGCAGCAGCACGTCTCTCTCAGGTTTCTGGGTTAAGCTGCCCACCGTGTGTGTGATGCCTAACTGGATAGCACCTTTCAGGGCAGATGATGTTGTCTGGAAGACAGAGAAAACTGACATTTATCAAATGACAAATGCAGTTTAGATCTGTCTTGGGTAGATAACCTGGCCACACTGGCAGATAATTTTAGCAGATTATCAGTTGATTATACACAGCTTTAAATGATCACATGCAGTTACAAAGTTTGAGTAAGCATGCTTTAAATTTATGCACAGTGGCTGATAAAAGAAATTGCACAAAAACAAGCTGTCTTTGATGGATGAGCTCTAAGGTTTATTTCACACATTCGCACAACAGATCCATCAATATCTTGTAGCCAATCATAATCAAGCCCCTACAAAAGGATTTGACAAAAATTTCCATGACCATTTGTAAATTGTGACGgacatttttaaactatttcaTAGACTAAGCGATTAATCGAGAAATTTAGCAGCAGATtaatatataatgaaaataactttCAGTTACAGCTCTAAGTGAGTGAATGTCAGTCAGTCATGGCTGATTTCCCACCTTCTTGTATGTCGTCTCCCCTTTAGGATCAATTCCACGATGGCCGATGGTCTTTTTCATGGTCTGAGACATGCTAGTGCTTGGACTCTGTCAGTACAAACACGGTGGAAGGGAGAATTACAAGATGAGGATTACTAATTCCAAGTCTGCACTTTTCTCATGTTTCAAAGAGGAAGTAATAGAGGCTGTGTCAGCTAAATATCAGCAATTTGCTGTCAGAGATGAACACAATGAGTGTTTCCTAACTGACGCAGAGCTAGACTATGCATTTCTTCCAAACAAAATCAGTTATTTCTTACCTCGggaaaagcattttttggagTCCCAGTCGAATCTGCAGGGAGAAAAGGGATGAAACATACAAGTTACACAAGAAATACACTAAGACATTAGTTAATGAAACAACTGCAATTCTCACACTAGATGCATTAATATCAAACACAGCTTGAAAAAGCTTCCCACCATTCCCTAATTTTGAAAACAGCGGAGTGCAGAGGCGCTTTGAAACAATCATGCAGACGCACCTTGTTTATTACCTCTGAGAGAAGACAGTCTCCTCCAGAACTGACTCTGCAGGTCTTTGGTGCAATGGGAGGAATTAGATAAGTATGCTATTACTATTAACGTGAGTTTAAACAGGGCCAATGAATGTCATGATCTCTTTAATTGAAAGTAATGTTGGTGGAAGTCCAAAGTCGACATTTCACCTAAATAGTTTACGGTTGTCTTCTAAGGAACACACCCTAAAAAGGGAAAC includes these proteins:
- the LOC123977110 gene encoding phosphatidylinositol 4-phosphate 5-kinase type-1 alpha-like; amino-acid sequence: MAAAAEEPPGLQSPSGYSTGTPKNAFPESPSTSMSQTMKKTIGHRGIDPKGETTYKKTTSSALKGAIQLGITHTVGSLTQKPERDVLLQDFEVMESIFFPSEGSNLTPAHHYGDFRFKTYAPMAFRYYREIFGIRPDDYMYSLCNEPLIELSNSGASGSLFYLSRDDEYIIKTVQHKEAEFLQKLLPGYFMNLNQNKRTLLPKFYGLYCVQAAGKNIRIVVMNNLLPSAVRMHLKYDLKGSTYKRRASAKEREKAIPTYKDLDFIQDMPEGLLMEGDTYNAVSKTIHRDCLVLQSFKIMDYSLLVGIHNVDQACREQVSEEAVAGAVDQMRPQGQKSLYSTAIEAIQAEAGRMGSLDTEDKTGGIPARNAKGERLLVYIGIIDILQSYRFAKRLEHSWKALVHDGDTVSVHRPSFYAERFQKFMLNTVFKKISLKPSPCKKRRAVAHLPLKKTAGSGLSPLTHNSQHPLLQHQVSSETKEDTEGDNVMHSGRPDLLPKTLPPRDAVGNAKDTAVSSSLGNPVLPQDTSRSAGVDLNNTLSKDHHHSPLKRAQLGTLEESIGADDVISLGDIVPSASKCSV